The nucleotide sequence TCTTTCTTAATCTTATAACATATAATGTGTGATTACAATTGGTTATATTATTTGACTTGTCAACGTAGGTTATAAAATAATCTACAGTAATTTTGGTAGACTTGTTTATAATTATTTCTTGgttgttttaaatttgtttttgttttaaattggCTATCAGTGAATTGCAGACATCTAAATTGCAATCAATTTCCTTATCAAATCTCAGGGGCTCATAAAAGTGTCAATTAGTAGCCGGGTCAAAATTGTGGGTGCATATTTTGATTTATTCTTCgtaaataaaatttatggTAATTTTAAATTGTCTTGCCTATCCTAGTCATCTGGGAATATTCAGTCAAAGAGTTTTCGATTATCTAAAGTCCAGAAATCGTTTTGCACTCTGATCCAAGACAACAGGACAACAGTGTCAAAATATTCTGGGGGAAATTTCAAAGTACAAATAGGTAAAGTCCATTTTGTTGTGAGAATTGAATTGCCTGTAAATTTCAAGTCTCAAAATGTCCCACACTTGCCCGGTCCATAATAAGGACTCCAATGCTTTAACCATGTAAGTTTTAAACGGAATTCTATTCGCGGATAAAGTCTCAACCATTCGGATCATATCTAGTACCAAATCCGCTAACTCGGACGACACCAAGATCGCGATGTGCGCCTCCTTGGAGCTGGACAACTGCCGGGCTGAGAACTACCAGCTGAAGAAGAAGCTGATCGAGTACGAGGCCACCATCCGAAGCCTCGAGCAGCTGGTGTCCACCATTGCCGAGAAGCAGCACCAGATCCTCAGCGAGGTAGTGGAGCTGCGCAAGGAGAGTCGCGCTGCTCCGTTGGAAAACACTCcccaggaggaggaggataCAATGGGCAACTCGTCCGGGAACCTTCAGGACGACGACGGGGATGAGGATGGCTATAGGCCGGATTCGGAATCGGAGGCCAACGATACCCAGTCACCGCTACTCTCTACCAATTCCTCGTTGGCTTCGCTGGTTTCCTTGTGCTTTTCATCGACCAGCTCCATGGGCACATCCTTGGCCGATGCTAGCTCAGGTTCCGACTACGAAAGGAATCTATTTAACGAATTGGATTTGTCAGATCAATCGGAGGAACATGAGGAAGCCGAACCGCTTTCAATCACACCTGATCCAGAAATTTCGCCGCTACAGGATTACTCCTCTGAGTCCGACGGCGAACCATAAACCCAATCGCAATTGTATTTCCACATAATTGCCGAAATAGAGTATTATATGTTGCGTTAAACAAAGTTCAGCttctttttataattatatttcagAGATATATTCTCTTATGATAAAAAAATCTTAGACAAGTATAAAATTAACTTATCTTATTAAGTTGTTACTTGAATGTTACACAAAATTATAGAAAAAAGAATAGTTAAAATGTTTGGAATACATTCCGCACGACAATTTATTATTTGGTTATCCCAAATTAGATGTCTTAAAATAAGCTAACT is from Drosophila suzukii chromosome 3, CBGP_Dsuzu_IsoJpt1.0, whole genome shotgun sequence and encodes:
- the LOC108014118 gene encoding uncharacterized protein, whose amino-acid sequence is MSHTCPVHNKDSNALTITKSANSDDTKIAMCASLELDNCRAENYQLKKKLIEYEATIRSLEQLVSTIAEKQHQILSEVVELRKESRAAPLENTPQEEEDTMGNSSGNLQDDDGDEDGYRPDSESEANDTQSPLLSTNSSLASLVSLCFSSTSSMGTSLADASSGSDYERNLFNELDLSDQSEEHEEAEPLSITPDPEISPLQDYSSESDGEP